One window from the genome of Methyloradius palustris encodes:
- the moaE gene encoding molybdopterin synthase catalytic subunit MoaE, whose translation MSVRVQAEDFDAGAEISRLRLSRPDTGAVVSFVGQVRDLNDGEQVSTLTLEHYPGMTEAALENIIATAKQRWNIFDALVIHRVGELKPTDEIVLVAVSGAHRGEAFSACEFIMDFLKTEAPFWKKEQTPNGERWVEAKISDDAARERWQV comes from the coding sequence ATGTCAGTGAGGGTTCAGGCGGAAGATTTTGACGCAGGCGCTGAAATTAGTCGTTTGCGTTTGAGCCGCCCTGATACGGGTGCGGTGGTTTCTTTTGTCGGTCAGGTACGTGACCTGAATGATGGTGAGCAGGTGAGTACGCTCACACTGGAGCATTATCCCGGAATGACCGAGGCGGCATTAGAAAACATCATTGCTACTGCCAAACAGCGCTGGAATATCTTCGATGCCTTGGTGATACATAGAGTGGGTGAATTAAAGCCTACAGACGAGATTGTGCTGGTTGCTGTCAGTGGTGCGCATCGCGGCGAGGCTTTTTCTGCCTGTGAATTCATTATGGATTTCCTCAAGACAGAAGCGCCATTCTGGAAAAAAGAACAAACTCCCAACGGCGAGCGTTGGGTGGAGGCTAAAATCTCTGATGACGCCGCACGAGAGCGCTGGCAGGTCTAG
- the moaD gene encoding molybdopterin converting factor subunit 1, which yields MIKVLYFASLREQLGVSTEQIILAEPEISVADLVVKLAARGADWQHLAANKNVRVAVNQTLVTNDAIIKAGDEVAFFPPVTGG from the coding sequence ATGATCAAAGTGCTTTATTTTGCGAGTTTACGGGAACAACTCGGCGTTTCTACCGAGCAAATCATACTTGCTGAGCCTGAGATTTCGGTTGCGGACTTAGTGGTAAAGCTTGCTGCCCGTGGTGCGGATTGGCAGCACTTAGCAGCGAATAAAAATGTGCGTGTAGCTGTTAACCAAACCCTCGTGACAAATGATGCCATCATCAAAGCTGGCGATGAAGTGGCATTTTTCCCACCAGTGACTGGTGGTTGA
- the rmuC gene encoding DNA recombination protein RmuC, with protein MIETITFVLAIATFGLLVLLFWKNANQPDTASQLVSQVMAQLEEKHRLMLLDLNDGLNKLGDRLNVISSDSSERLRAAVAQELKETRDAMQQLKLSQAEGLAQTRETVLEKLHTTLAEQGKAEQSLIQDTMLKATSQLTASIETLTKTVDGRLELIGGKVSERLDEGFKKTNQTFTDVMTHLSRIDEAQKKIDGLATNVVSLQDLLSDKRSRGAFGEVQLESLVRNSLPPNSYEFQYSLGENKRVDCMLFLPEPTGNIAVDSKFPLENYHRMFEVGIAEADRAIAKRQFKSDVKKHVDDIAGKYIIPNITADGAVMFIPAEAVFAEIHAYHPEIVTYAMSKRVWLVSPTTLMAVLNTARAVLKDTEMRKQVHIIQSELGKLGKDFGLFDKRMKSLADHIRMANKDVDDVHITSRKISAGFAKIERVDLTSEIESKVVPDTELLNLELGNELEEDEA; from the coding sequence ATGATAGAAACAATTACCTTTGTCTTAGCGATTGCCACCTTTGGCTTGCTTGTGCTGTTGTTCTGGAAAAATGCAAATCAGCCAGATACAGCCAGCCAACTTGTGTCACAAGTCATGGCACAGCTAGAAGAAAAACATAGGCTAATGCTCTTAGACCTGAATGATGGCCTGAATAAACTGGGCGACCGCCTCAACGTGATTTCAAGCGATAGTAGTGAGCGATTGCGTGCTGCAGTGGCCCAAGAGCTCAAAGAAACGCGTGATGCCATGCAGCAACTCAAGCTTTCACAAGCTGAAGGTTTGGCCCAAACCCGCGAGACTGTGCTTGAAAAACTGCATACCACACTCGCAGAGCAAGGCAAGGCTGAGCAAAGCCTGATTCAAGACACCATGCTCAAAGCCACATCCCAGCTGACTGCCAGCATTGAAACACTCACCAAAACAGTTGATGGCCGTCTGGAATTGATCGGCGGTAAGGTGTCTGAGCGCCTAGATGAAGGTTTCAAGAAAACTAATCAGACTTTTACGGATGTAATGACACATCTGTCTCGAATAGATGAAGCACAGAAGAAAATTGATGGGTTAGCTACTAATGTAGTCAGCTTGCAGGATTTACTGAGTGACAAAAGGTCTCGTGGTGCCTTTGGAGAGGTTCAACTAGAAAGCCTTGTGAGAAATTCATTGCCTCCAAACTCGTATGAATTTCAATACAGTTTAGGTGAAAATAAGCGGGTGGATTGTATGCTTTTTCTGCCCGAGCCGACTGGAAATATAGCCGTGGATTCCAAATTCCCGCTCGAGAACTATCATCGAATGTTTGAGGTCGGTATTGCAGAAGCTGATCGAGCTATTGCAAAAAGGCAATTCAAATCTGATGTTAAGAAACACGTGGATGATATTGCAGGAAAATACATTATTCCCAATATTACTGCCGATGGTGCGGTAATGTTCATACCTGCTGAGGCGGTGTTTGCAGAGATTCATGCATATCATCCTGAAATTGTTACTTATGCAATGAGTAAGCGAGTTTGGTTGGTATCACCTACGACTTTAATGGCCGTACTCAATACTGCACGAGCTGTTTTAAAAGATACAGAAATGCGTAAGCAAGTTCATATTATTCAATCTGAGCTTGGTAAATTAGGTAAAGATTTCGGTTTATTTGATAAGCGAATGAAAAGTCTTGCCGACCATATTCGAATGGCAAATAAAGATGTAGATGACGTGCATATCACTAGCCGAAAGATTAGTGCTGGATTTGCCAAGATAGAGCGAGTTGACCTAACGAGTGAAATTGAATCTAAGGTTGTACCTGATACTGAGCTATTAAATTTAGAGCTGGGCAATGAATTAGAAGAGGATGAAGCATGA
- a CDS encoding trypsin-like peptidase domain-containing protein gives MKKSLTISLFTLFSYSTMPLLTFAQPSQEEIFKINESIVQVNAEFKNGSRGSGSGVVIAKDYVVTNCHVLADAVGVNIEKVRESYAPVSLQADWKHDLCLLKFEALPLSPVPMKLSKDLQNEQEIFLLGYPNDAQVPQVSYGSITALYPYDGSIVIRSSAAFAQGSSGGALFDQNFNLIGITTFKSPGRKQPYFYSLPVEWIKKLFDLPAQQSLHATENPFWNYAENERPFFMQIVIPYQQSQWSELFKLASAWCEKEPDSASAWFYLGVAEYHQSHQDQAIIDLKKSTDLNPRNIEAYTQLAKIALDAGDKTEAQRMADIIAGIDPDQAEDLIAHLSEMH, from the coding sequence ATGAAAAAATCACTGACTATTAGTTTATTCACCTTATTTTCTTACAGCACTATGCCTCTCCTGACCTTTGCGCAACCTAGCCAAGAGGAAATATTCAAGATCAACGAATCCATCGTTCAGGTCAATGCTGAATTCAAGAATGGCAGTCGTGGTTCGGGCTCTGGTGTGGTGATTGCGAAGGATTATGTGGTGACTAACTGCCATGTGCTGGCAGATGCAGTAGGCGTTAATATTGAGAAAGTACGAGAGAGTTACGCGCCAGTTTCGCTTCAGGCGGATTGGAAACATGATCTCTGCCTGCTTAAGTTCGAGGCATTGCCCCTCAGCCCCGTGCCGATGAAATTAAGTAAGGATTTGCAGAATGAGCAGGAGATTTTTTTGCTGGGCTACCCCAATGACGCGCAAGTACCACAAGTCTCTTACGGCTCCATTACCGCGCTTTATCCCTATGATGGAAGCATTGTGATCCGTTCATCGGCTGCCTTTGCACAGGGCTCTAGTGGTGGGGCGCTATTTGATCAAAACTTTAACCTGATTGGCATCACAACTTTTAAAAGCCCAGGTAGAAAGCAACCATATTTTTATAGTCTGCCAGTTGAGTGGATTAAAAAGCTGTTTGATTTGCCAGCGCAGCAAAGCTTGCATGCCACTGAGAATCCGTTCTGGAATTATGCTGAAAATGAACGACCATTCTTTATGCAGATTGTGATTCCATATCAGCAAAGTCAGTGGTCAGAGTTATTTAAGCTGGCCAGTGCCTGGTGCGAAAAGGAGCCGGATAGTGCAAGTGCCTGGTTTTACTTGGGCGTCGCCGAGTATCATCAGAGTCATCAAGATCAGGCAATCATTGATCTAAAGAAATCCACAGATCTAAACCCCAGGAATATAGAGGCTTATACTCAACTCGCCAAGATTGCCTTGGATGCAGGCGATAAAACCGAGGCACAACGCATGGCTGATATTATCGCGGGCATAGATCCAGACCAGGCAGAGGATTTGATAGCGCATCTGAGCGAGATGCATTAG
- the typA gene encoding translational GTPase TypA codes for MSRNLRNIAIIAHVDHGKTTMVDKLLQQAGTFASHQAVTERVMDSNDLEKERGITILAKNTAVNFEGTHINIVDTPGHADFGGEVERVLGMVDGVVLLVDAVEGPMPQTRFVTKKALALGLKPIVVINKVDRPGARTDWVINQTFDLFANLGATDEQLDFPVVYASALNGYAKLDLKTESDTMRPLFETILSYVQPPQGDSDAPLQLQISALDYSTYTGRLGVGRVWNGRIKTGQSVSVMSGEKLVGTGRINQVLGFRGLERVPVEEAEAGDIVIISGIDEIGIGVTITDRENPVGMPILGVDEPTLTMDFMVNTSPLAGTEGKFITSRQIRDRLTKELLVNVALRVEDTQDADVFRVSGRGELHLTILLENMRREGFEIAVGKPRVVYREINGEKCEPYEILTVDLEDDTQGTVMEELGRRRGELQNMESDGNGRTRLEYKIPARGLIGFQSEFLTMTRGTGLMAHIFDEYAAVKPDMPGRRNGVLISSEQGEAVAYALWKLQDRGRMYAVPGDRLYEGMVIGIHSRDNDLIVNPVKGKQLTNVRASGTDEAVRLVPAVQLTLESAVEFIDDDELVELTPKSIRIRKRFLLEHERKRASKD; via the coding sequence ATGTCGCGCAACCTACGTAATATCGCCATCATCGCCCACGTTGACCATGGCAAAACCACCATGGTGGATAAACTCTTGCAACAAGCGGGCACTTTTGCATCCCACCAGGCCGTCACCGAGCGGGTGATGGACTCCAACGATCTGGAAAAAGAACGCGGTATTACTATTCTTGCAAAGAATACCGCTGTTAACTTTGAAGGTACCCACATTAATATCGTTGATACCCCAGGTCACGCCGACTTTGGTGGTGAAGTTGAGCGCGTATTAGGTATGGTGGATGGCGTTGTGTTGCTGGTTGATGCGGTTGAAGGCCCAATGCCGCAAACGCGCTTCGTAACCAAGAAAGCATTGGCACTAGGTTTAAAGCCGATTGTTGTGATTAATAAGGTAGACCGTCCAGGTGCACGTACCGACTGGGTGATCAACCAGACATTTGACCTGTTCGCTAATCTTGGCGCTACAGATGAGCAGCTGGATTTCCCTGTCGTTTATGCTTCTGCACTAAATGGTTACGCAAAACTCGATTTGAAAACTGAATCTGACACCATGCGCCCATTATTTGAAACTATTTTAAGCTACGTGCAGCCGCCACAAGGCGATAGTGATGCACCGTTGCAATTACAGATTTCAGCTTTAGATTACTCTACCTACACAGGCCGCCTTGGTGTTGGCCGTGTATGGAATGGCCGTATCAAAACTGGCCAAAGCGTTTCTGTGATGAGTGGTGAGAAATTAGTTGGTACAGGCCGTATCAACCAGGTATTGGGTTTCAGGGGTCTTGAGCGCGTGCCAGTTGAAGAAGCTGAAGCAGGCGATATCGTGATTATCTCTGGTATTGATGAAATCGGTATTGGCGTCACGATTACAGATCGTGAAAACCCAGTAGGCATGCCAATTCTTGGCGTGGATGAGCCAACTTTGACGATGGACTTTATGGTGAACACATCACCGCTCGCTGGCACTGAAGGCAAGTTCATTACCAGCCGCCAGATTCGTGACCGCTTGACTAAAGAGTTGCTAGTTAACGTCGCGTTGCGCGTTGAAGATACACAAGATGCTGACGTATTCCGTGTTTCAGGCCGTGGTGAGTTGCACTTGACCATTCTGCTGGAAAATATGCGCCGTGAAGGTTTTGAAATTGCTGTTGGTAAACCGCGTGTTGTATATCGTGAAATCAACGGTGAAAAATGTGAGCCATATGAAATCCTGACTGTTGACTTGGAAGATGATACCCAGGGCACCGTGATGGAAGAGCTGGGCCGCCGCCGTGGTGAATTGCAGAATATGGAATCTGACGGCAATGGCCGTACCCGCTTGGAATACAAGATTCCAGCGCGTGGCTTGATCGGTTTCCAAAGTGAATTCCTGACCATGACTCGTGGTACAGGCTTGATGGCACACATATTTGATGAATACGCAGCAGTTAAACCTGATATGCCAGGCCGTCGTAACGGCGTGCTGATCTCATCTGAACAAGGTGAGGCCGTGGCTTACGCGCTGTGGAAATTGCAAGATCGTGGCCGTATGTATGCTGTCCCAGGTGATCGTTTGTATGAAGGTATGGTCATCGGTATTCACAGCCGTGATAACGATTTGATTGTGAATCCAGTGAAAGGTAAGCAACTGACTAACGTTCGTGCATCAGGTACTGATGAAGCAGTACGTTTGGTACCAGCTGTGCAATTGACTTTGGAATCAGCCGTTGAGTTTATTGACGACGATGAATTGGTCGAATTAACACCAAAGTCTATTCGTATCCGTAAACGCTTCTTGCTTGAGCATGAGCGTAAACGTGCTTCTAAAGACTAA
- a CDS encoding DEAD/DEAH box helicase — translation MNSESQDLAATQDSGFANLNLHPSLLRALIEAGYNTPTPIQAQAIPEVLAGHDLMASAQTGTGKTAAFTLPALNLLATPHPLNSRGPRILVLVPTRELAAQVNEAARKYGKFIRARTVSIVGGMPYPLQNKLLSQPLDILVATPGRLLDHMERGRIDMTRLQMLILDEADRMLDMGFMPDVERICNALPATRQTLLFSATLDGNIGRIAHQILRNPKTIQVAAQKEKHANIEQRLHFVDDMTHKNKLLEHLLIAPDVNQVIVFTSTKRHADLLAEDLYAAGHKTAALHGDMTQGARNRTLTKLRHGDVKVLVATDVAARGIDVQGITHVINYDLPKFAEDYVHRIGRTGRAGNTGIAVSFASHADRHQVRKIEQFTGQRLEATVIAGYEPKRPAPRTDGAERSSRPSNNRSGRSDSRPSNGRPGDRNAGSSRPYGDRSAQPGSNTGFKPRSAAPTGHGYRGDSQPAGRSEGNRDANRGSSFANRNDDNRGNRSNAERNQGNGAARRPRTFA, via the coding sequence ATTAATTCTGAATCGCAAGATCTAGCTGCCACACAAGACAGCGGCTTTGCGAATTTAAACCTGCATCCATCACTGCTGCGTGCATTGATTGAAGCTGGTTACAACACCCCAACCCCTATTCAGGCTCAGGCAATTCCTGAAGTTCTGGCTGGCCATGACTTGATGGCTTCAGCACAAACTGGCACCGGCAAGACCGCTGCTTTTACCCTGCCAGCACTTAACCTGCTTGCAACCCCACACCCATTAAACAGCCGTGGCCCACGTATCCTAGTGTTAGTACCTACCCGTGAATTGGCTGCTCAAGTAAATGAAGCTGCACGTAAATATGGCAAATTCATCCGCGCACGTACTGTAAGTATTGTTGGCGGTATGCCTTACCCACTGCAAAACAAATTATTGTCACAACCTTTAGATATTCTGGTGGCAACGCCTGGTCGCTTGCTGGATCACATGGAACGTGGCCGTATTGATATGACCCGTTTGCAAATGCTGATTCTTGATGAAGCCGATCGTATGTTGGACATGGGCTTCATGCCTGATGTAGAACGTATCTGTAATGCATTACCAGCTACCCGTCAAACATTGCTGTTCTCAGCAACGCTGGATGGCAACATTGGCCGTATCGCTCACCAGATTCTGCGTAACCCTAAGACTATCCAGGTTGCTGCACAAAAAGAAAAACATGCAAACATCGAACAACGCCTGCATTTCGTTGACGACATGACCCACAAGAACAAATTGCTTGAGCATCTGTTGATTGCTCCTGATGTTAATCAAGTAATCGTATTCACTTCAACCAAGCGTCATGCTGATTTGTTGGCTGAAGATTTATATGCTGCTGGCCATAAAACTGCTGCATTGCACGGCGATATGACCCAAGGTGCACGTAACCGCACATTGACCAAGCTGCGTCATGGCGATGTTAAGGTACTTGTAGCGACTGACGTTGCTGCTCGCGGTATTGACGTACAAGGCATTACACACGTTATCAATTACGACTTGCCTAAATTTGCAGAAGATTATGTTCACCGTATTGGCCGTACTGGTCGTGCTGGTAACACAGGCATTGCAGTTTCATTTGCATCACATGCTGATCGTCATCAAGTACGCAAGATTGAGCAATTCACTGGCCAACGCCTTGAAGCTACTGTAATCGCTGGTTACGAGCCAAAACGCCCTGCGCCAAGAACAGATGGTGCTGAACGTTCAAGCCGTCCTTCAAACAACCGTAGTGGTCGTAGCGATAGCCGTCCAAGCAATGGTCGTCCAGGTGATCGTAATGCTGGTAGCAGCCGTCCTTATGGTGACCGTAGTGCTCAACCTGGCAGCAACACTGGTTTTAAACCACGTAGCGCTGCACCGACTGGTCATGGCTACAGAGGCGACAGCCAACCAGCTGGCCGTTCAGAAGGTAACCGCGATGCAAACCGTGGCAGCAGCTTTGCTAACCGCAACGATGACAACCGTGGTAACCGCAGCAATGCTGAAAGAAACCAAGGCAATGGCGCAGCACGTCGTCCACGTACATTTGCTTAA
- a CDS encoding DEAD/DEAH box helicase: MTDSVNQAVNAEPVNVELVTEIHFSDLGLAPELLKALTESGYTKPTPIQAQAIPIALEGGDLMAGAQTGTGKTAAFALPLLQKLLPLASSSASPARHPVRALILAPTRELAIQVEESVKAYAKHTPLRSLVVFGGVDIKTQTPSLMRGVEVLVATPGRLLDHIEQRTVQLGQVQMLVLDEADRMLDMGFMPDLKRILAMLPKQRQTLMFSATFSKEIKKLSEEFLNNPKLIEVARSNATSENVTQKVYLVAQTHKHALLTKILKGSDASQVIVFTKTKLTASRLAKQLQREGISADAIHGDKSQLERMQALEAFKQGTIAILIATDVAARGLDIDHLPMVINYEIPSAPEDYVHRIGRTGRAGKSGIAISLVAPEEEKYLKEIEKLIKRQITPEQTFVPETSATSQSSSRESVTDNRSSRGSNETRASSPRPAPKKKSTDEWFDKPYEPSSSANNAQQLNRVGSKPKTEVAALLGGLQRRN; this comes from the coding sequence ATGACAGACTCAGTGAATCAAGCAGTGAATGCCGAACCAGTGAATGTTGAACTGGTGACTGAAATCCACTTTTCAGATTTAGGCCTCGCGCCTGAACTGCTGAAAGCCCTCACTGAGTCTGGTTATACCAAACCCACTCCAATTCAAGCGCAAGCAATTCCGATTGCGCTTGAAGGCGGAGACCTCATGGCTGGCGCACAAACAGGTACAGGTAAAACTGCTGCTTTTGCGTTGCCACTCTTACAAAAACTGTTGCCGCTTGCTAGCAGCAGTGCATCACCTGCCCGCCACCCTGTGCGCGCCTTGATTCTTGCGCCTACGCGCGAATTGGCGATCCAGGTTGAAGAAAGTGTCAAAGCCTACGCAAAACATACGCCCTTGCGTTCATTGGTAGTATTTGGCGGCGTTGATATCAAAACGCAAACACCAAGCCTGATGCGCGGTGTTGAAGTGTTAGTCGCGACCCCTGGCCGCCTGCTCGACCATATTGAGCAACGTACGGTGCAACTTGGTCAAGTACAGATGCTGGTGCTCGATGAGGCAGACCGCATGCTGGACATGGGCTTTATGCCTGACCTAAAGCGTATTTTGGCAATGCTGCCAAAACAGCGTCAGACACTGATGTTTTCGGCAACCTTCTCTAAAGAAATCAAAAAACTCTCAGAAGAGTTTTTAAATAATCCCAAACTCATTGAAGTGGCGCGTAGTAATGCCACTTCTGAAAATGTGACTCAAAAAGTATATCTGGTCGCACAAACACATAAGCACGCCCTGCTAACAAAAATTTTAAAGGGTAGCGATGCTTCACAAGTCATCGTATTCACCAAAACCAAACTGACTGCCAGCCGTTTAGCCAAGCAATTACAACGTGAAGGCATCTCAGCAGATGCGATTCATGGCGATAAAAGCCAGCTCGAACGCATGCAAGCGCTAGAAGCTTTCAAGCAAGGCACCATTGCCATACTGATTGCGACCGATGTCGCTGCACGTGGCCTGGATATTGATCACCTGCCTATGGTGATTAACTATGAAATCCCTAGCGCACCAGAAGATTACGTACACCGCATAGGCCGCACAGGCCGTGCTGGCAAGTCTGGTATTGCGATTTCACTGGTAGCGCCAGAAGAAGAAAAGTACCTCAAAGAAATCGAAAAACTGATCAAGCGCCAAATTACGCCTGAGCAAACGTTTGTGCCTGAAACGTCTGCAACTAGCCAATCAAGCTCAAGAGAGAGTGTTACTGATAATAGAAGCAGCCGCGGCAGCAATGAAACTCGCGCTAGTTCACCACGCCCAGCTCCTAAAAAGAAAAGCACTGATGAATGGTTCGACAAGCCTTACGAACCTTCAAGTAGCGCAAATAATGCACAACAGCTCAATCGTGTTGGCAGCAAACCAAAAACCGAGGTTGCTGCCTTATTAGGTGGCTTACAGCGCAGAAACTAG
- a CDS encoding group II truncated hemoglobin: MINKIGEIGSSTNTFFELLGGVEQIRTLVEHFYDVMDTDPKAAGIRAFHPADLTSSREKLFMFLTGWTGGPQLYIERYGHPKLRARHLPFTIGESERDQWMYCMVRAMHLIQLEEPVMVKLAEALWGVADFMRNKQAEG, from the coding sequence ATGATCAATAAAATCGGTGAGATTGGCAGTAGCACCAATACGTTCTTTGAGCTTTTAGGCGGTGTTGAGCAGATACGGACATTAGTCGAACATTTTTATGATGTGATGGATACCGACCCTAAAGCAGCGGGGATTCGGGCGTTCCATCCAGCCGACCTCACATCGTCACGCGAAAAATTGTTTATGTTCCTGACGGGCTGGACTGGCGGCCCGCAACTCTATATCGAGCGCTACGGCCATCCTAAGCTTAGGGCAAGGCATTTGCCATTTACGATAGGTGAGTCAGAAAGAGATCAATGGATGTATTGCATGGTGCGTGCTATGCACTTGATTCAGCTGGAAGAGCCTGTGATGGTGAAGCTGGCAGAAGCGTTGTGGGGCGTGGCTGACTTTATGCGTAACAAACAGGCTGAAGGATAA
- the purT gene encoding formate-dependent phosphoribosylglycinamide formyltransferase, which yields MRIGTPLSPNATRVMLLGSGELGKEVIIALQRLGVEVIAVDRYANAPGHQVAHRAYVIDMTDGNALKKLVEQERPHLIVPEIEALNTSTLAEIEQQGLATVIPTVKAVQLTMNREGIRRLAAEELKLPTSPYAFANSLEALQQAIDGGIGYPCFIKPTMSSSGKGQSRLTDASQVAAAWEYAASAGRVNQGVVIVEGQINFDYEITLLTVRAKGAKGEIETHFCEPIGHVQEKGDYIESWQPQAMSAKAKLESQRIAKAVTDSLGGLGLFGVELFVSGDQVWFSEVSPRPHDTGMVTMASQRFNEFELHARAILGLPVDVSLKSAGASAVIYGGVDSTNLAYEGLEAALSVPEADIRLFGKPESFVRRRMGVALAIADDVGEARVRAKKAASLVKTVDLSK from the coding sequence ATGAGAATTGGTACCCCTTTAAGCCCTAATGCCACGCGTGTAATGTTGCTCGGCAGTGGTGAATTAGGTAAAGAAGTCATCATTGCATTGCAGCGTTTGGGCGTAGAAGTAATTGCCGTAGATCGTTACGCCAATGCGCCTGGCCACCAAGTCGCACATCGCGCTTATGTGATTGACATGACCGATGGCAATGCACTGAAAAAACTCGTCGAGCAAGAGCGTCCGCATCTGATTGTCCCTGAAATCGAAGCACTCAATACCTCAACCTTGGCTGAGATTGAGCAGCAAGGTCTTGCTACAGTGATTCCCACAGTCAAAGCCGTACAACTCACCATGAACCGTGAAGGCATTCGCAGGTTGGCCGCAGAAGAGCTCAAGCTACCAACTTCACCTTATGCTTTTGCCAATAGTTTAGAGGCTTTGCAGCAGGCGATTGATGGTGGCATCGGTTACCCCTGTTTTATCAAACCTACCATGTCATCGTCAGGCAAAGGCCAATCACGCTTAACTGATGCCTCACAAGTCGCTGCAGCGTGGGAATATGCTGCAAGTGCTGGGCGTGTGAATCAGGGCGTGGTGATTGTGGAAGGCCAGATTAATTTTGATTATGAAATTACCTTGCTGACGGTGCGCGCTAAGGGCGCTAAGGGCGAAATAGAAACCCATTTCTGCGAGCCTATCGGCCATGTACAGGAAAAAGGAGATTACATCGAAAGTTGGCAACCGCAAGCAATGTCAGCAAAGGCCAAACTAGAGTCACAACGCATTGCTAAAGCTGTCACAGATAGCTTAGGCGGACTTGGTCTATTTGGTGTTGAGTTATTTGTGAGTGGTGACCAAGTTTGGTTTTCGGAAGTCAGCCCGCGCCCGCATGATACTGGCATGGTTACCATGGCCAGCCAGCGCTTCAATGAGTTTGAGTTGCATGCACGCGCTATTCTCGGCTTGCCTGTTGATGTTTCACTTAAGTCTGCGGGTGCAAGCGCAGTGATTTATGGTGGTGTGGATAGCACTAATCTGGCTTATGAAGGGCTGGAAGCTGCGCTATCAGTACCAGAAGCTGATATTCGACTATTCGGTAAACCTGAATCATTTGTGCGGCGTCGTATGGGTGTGGCTTTAGCCATTGCCGATGATGTAGGTGAAGCCCGTGTACGCGCTAAAAAAGCAGCCAGCCTGGTCAAGACCGTTGATTTATCTAAATAA